One window of Amaranthus tricolor cultivar Red isolate AtriRed21 chromosome 13, ASM2621246v1, whole genome shotgun sequence genomic DNA carries:
- the LOC130797650 gene encoding mitogen-activated protein kinase 9 isoform X1, whose amino-acid sequence MGNGTLVDGVRRWFQRRSNNSSKLDDSHSNQFGQLSINSDFSASNDSNHQQDFNIQTDFDISGLKLIKVPKRIHFSRFLPPMDSHKKTALENEFFTEYGEASRYQVQEIIGKGSYGVVGSAVDTHTGEKVAIKKINDVFEHVSDATRILREIKLLRLLRHPDIVEIKHIMLPPSRREFKDIYVVFELMESDLHQVIKANDDLTPEHYQFFLYQLLRGLKYIHTANVFHRDLKPKNILANADCKLKICDFGLARVSFNDAPSAIFWTDYVATRWYRAPELCGSFFSKYTPAIDMWSIGCIFAEMLTGKPLFPGKNVVHQLDLMTDLLGTPAPEAIARIRNEKARRYLASMRKKPPIPFSQKFPTVDPLALRLLERLLAFDPKDRPTAEEALADPYFYGLSNVEREPTTIPISKLEFEFERRKLTKDDVRELIYREILEYHPQMLQEYLRGQDQTSFMYPSGVDRFKRQFAHLEEHVGKGERGSPLQRQHASLPRERVPAPKDDATENNELENPRPVVESPPAEGSENELPQNGVNKSNYSARSLLKSASISGSKCIGVQSRREPEVPSLMCLP is encoded by the exons ATGGGGAATGGAACTTTGGTGGATGGTGTTCGTCGATGGTTTCAACGTCGTTCTAACAATAGTTCCAAATTAGATGATTCTCATTCTAATCAATTCGGACAACTGTCTATTAATTCCGATTTTTCCGCTTCTAATGATTCTAATCATCAACAAGATTTCAATATTCAAACTGATTTTGACATTTCTGGATTGAAGCTTATCAAAGTTCCTAAGCGTATTCATTTTTCTCGTTTTCTTCCTCCAATGGATTCTCACAAGAAg ACTGCATTGGAAAATGAGTTCTTCACAGAGTATGGAGAGGCAAGTCGATACCAAGTTCAGGAGATTATTGGGAAAGGAAGTTACGGTGTTGTTGGGTCAGCAGTTGATACTCATACAGGAGAGAAGGTAGCTATTAAGAAGATCAATGATGTTTTCGAGCATGTCTCAGATGCCACCAGAATACTGAGAGAAATTAAGCTCCTAAGGTTACTTCGTCATCCAGACATTGTAGAGATAAAGCACATTATGCTCCCCCCTTCAAGAAGAGAATTTAAAGACATATATGTAGTTTTCGAGCTGATGGAATCTGATCTGCATCAAGTCATAAAAGCGAATGATGATCTGACTCCTGAACACTATCAATTTTTCTTGTATCAGCTTTTACGTGGGctcaaatatatacatacag CAAATGTTTTTCATCGAGATCTAAAGCCTAAAAATATCCTTGCTAATGCGGACTGCAAGCTGAAGATATGCGACTTTGGCCTTGCTCGTGTCTCATTTAATGATGCTCCATCTGCTATTTTCTGGACG GACTATGTTGCAACAAGATGGTATCGCGCTCCAGAACTCTGTGGCTCCTTTTTCTCCAAG TATACACCGGCAATAGATATGTGGAGCATAGGATGTATATTTGCAGAAATGCTCACTGGAAAACCATTATTTCCTGGGAAAAATGTGGTGCATCAGTTGGACCTCATGACAGATCTTCTGGGTACCCCTGCACCTGAAGCCATTGCAAGG ATAAGAAACGAGAAGGCAAGAAGATATTTGGCTAGCATGAGGAAAAAGCCACCAATTCCATTCTCCCAAAAATTTCCCACTGTTGATCCACTTGCTCTCCGCCTGTTAGAGCGCCTTCTAGCATTTGATCCCAAAGACCGCCCAACTGCTGAAGAG GCATTAGCTGATCCATACTTTTATGGCTTGTCAAATGTGGAGCGTGAGCCTACCACTATTCCCATTTCAAAActggaatttgaatttgaaagaaGGAAATTGACGAAAGATGATGTTAGAGAGCTAATTTATAGAGAG ATACTGGAGTACCATCCGCAGATGCTTCAGGAATATCTTCGTGGCCAAGATCAGACTAGCTTCATGTATCCTAG CGGAGTTGATCGATTTAAGAGACAGTTCGCCCACCTTGAGGAACACGTGGGTAAAGGTGAAAGAGGTTCGCCACTCCAGAGGCAACATGCCTCCTTGCCAAG GGAGCGAGTTCCTGCACCTAAAGATGATGCAACTGAAAACAATGAGTTGGAAAACCCTCGGCCTGTTGTTGAAAGCCCTCCAGCCGAGGGATCCGAAAATGAATTGCCACAAAATGGtgtaaataaatcaaattatagTGCTCGCAGCTTATTAAAGAGTGCCAGTATAAGTGGTTCCAAATGTATTGGGGTGCAATCCAGAAGAGAACCTGAGGTACCATCATTAATGTGTCTTCCTTAA
- the LOC130797650 gene encoding mitogen-activated protein kinase 9 isoform X2: MGNGTLVDGVRRWFQRRSNNSSKLDDSHSNQFGQLSINSDFSASNDSNHQQDFNIQTDFDISGLKLIKVPKRIHFSRFLPPMDSHKKTALENEFFTEYGEASRYQVQEIIGKGSYGVVGSAVDTHTGEKVAIKKINDVFEHVSDATRILREIKLLRLLRHPDIVEIKHIMLPPSRREFKDIYVVFELMESDLHQVIKANDDLTPEHYQFFLYQLLRGLKYIHTANVFHRDLKPKNILANADCKLKICDFGLARVSFNDAPSAIFWTDYVATRWYRAPELCGSFFSKYTPAIDMWSIGCIFAEMLTGKPLFPGKNVVHQLDLMTDLLGTPAPEAIARIRNEKARRYLASMRKKPPIPFSQKFPTVDPLALRLLERLLAFDPKDRPTAEEALADPYFYGLSNVEREPTTIPISKLEFEFERRKLTKDDVRELIYREILEYHPQMLQEYLRGQDQTSFMYPSGVDRFKRQFAHLEEHVGKGERGSPLQRQHASLPRERVPAPKDDATENNELENPRPVVESPPAEGSENELPQNGVNKSNYSARSLLKSASISGSKCIGVQSRREPEEEPIQE, translated from the exons ATGGGGAATGGAACTTTGGTGGATGGTGTTCGTCGATGGTTTCAACGTCGTTCTAACAATAGTTCCAAATTAGATGATTCTCATTCTAATCAATTCGGACAACTGTCTATTAATTCCGATTTTTCCGCTTCTAATGATTCTAATCATCAACAAGATTTCAATATTCAAACTGATTTTGACATTTCTGGATTGAAGCTTATCAAAGTTCCTAAGCGTATTCATTTTTCTCGTTTTCTTCCTCCAATGGATTCTCACAAGAAg ACTGCATTGGAAAATGAGTTCTTCACAGAGTATGGAGAGGCAAGTCGATACCAAGTTCAGGAGATTATTGGGAAAGGAAGTTACGGTGTTGTTGGGTCAGCAGTTGATACTCATACAGGAGAGAAGGTAGCTATTAAGAAGATCAATGATGTTTTCGAGCATGTCTCAGATGCCACCAGAATACTGAGAGAAATTAAGCTCCTAAGGTTACTTCGTCATCCAGACATTGTAGAGATAAAGCACATTATGCTCCCCCCTTCAAGAAGAGAATTTAAAGACATATATGTAGTTTTCGAGCTGATGGAATCTGATCTGCATCAAGTCATAAAAGCGAATGATGATCTGACTCCTGAACACTATCAATTTTTCTTGTATCAGCTTTTACGTGGGctcaaatatatacatacag CAAATGTTTTTCATCGAGATCTAAAGCCTAAAAATATCCTTGCTAATGCGGACTGCAAGCTGAAGATATGCGACTTTGGCCTTGCTCGTGTCTCATTTAATGATGCTCCATCTGCTATTTTCTGGACG GACTATGTTGCAACAAGATGGTATCGCGCTCCAGAACTCTGTGGCTCCTTTTTCTCCAAG TATACACCGGCAATAGATATGTGGAGCATAGGATGTATATTTGCAGAAATGCTCACTGGAAAACCATTATTTCCTGGGAAAAATGTGGTGCATCAGTTGGACCTCATGACAGATCTTCTGGGTACCCCTGCACCTGAAGCCATTGCAAGG ATAAGAAACGAGAAGGCAAGAAGATATTTGGCTAGCATGAGGAAAAAGCCACCAATTCCATTCTCCCAAAAATTTCCCACTGTTGATCCACTTGCTCTCCGCCTGTTAGAGCGCCTTCTAGCATTTGATCCCAAAGACCGCCCAACTGCTGAAGAG GCATTAGCTGATCCATACTTTTATGGCTTGTCAAATGTGGAGCGTGAGCCTACCACTATTCCCATTTCAAAActggaatttgaatttgaaagaaGGAAATTGACGAAAGATGATGTTAGAGAGCTAATTTATAGAGAG ATACTGGAGTACCATCCGCAGATGCTTCAGGAATATCTTCGTGGCCAAGATCAGACTAGCTTCATGTATCCTAG CGGAGTTGATCGATTTAAGAGACAGTTCGCCCACCTTGAGGAACACGTGGGTAAAGGTGAAAGAGGTTCGCCACTCCAGAGGCAACATGCCTCCTTGCCAAG GGAGCGAGTTCCTGCACCTAAAGATGATGCAACTGAAAACAATGAGTTGGAAAACCCTCGGCCTGTTGTTGAAAGCCCTCCAGCCGAGGGATCCGAAAATGAATTGCCACAAAATGGtgtaaataaatcaaattatagTGCTCGCAGCTTATTAAAGAGTGCCAGTATAAGTGGTTCCAAATGTATTGGGGTGCAATCCAGAAGAGAACCTGAG GAAGAACCAATACAAGAATAG